The Polynucleobacter sp. TSB-Sco08W16 genome includes a region encoding these proteins:
- a CDS encoding JmjC domain-containing protein, whose protein sequence is MTSFYLSKPYEPPQAPQNLPLNTPWALFGGISPDQFMKQYWHKKPLLVRGAIPAFALCSQNQESLDSPISYEELVRFANKEEVESRLIRSSPWRFDQGPFEKNVIPALNKPNWTLLLQGMDAHHPAAKKILSWFRFIPDARLDDLMVSVAGIGGGVGPHFDSYDVFLIQMSGRRKWRISAQKNLSLNPNLPLKILQKFKYEQEWILEPGDMLYLPPHIAHDGIALDAGCQTWSVGFRSPSFKELLQEGLWRLAESLEDLPELDRKFADPKQNATNVAEQLPAELIEQLKQQLSRLKLDQIDRFLPGITAYLSEPKQQALFDSPAPPLSPKSFLSKLGTLGISAHPQTRILSLGQRVFCNGDEMTKDQPSEITKAWVSLSANKYLKVKNLKKIDKSSLYEAYLAGWLIFEKEPARWI, encoded by the coding sequence ATGACTTCATTTTACTTGAGCAAGCCCTATGAACCACCGCAAGCACCCCAAAACCTGCCTTTAAATACACCCTGGGCCTTATTTGGCGGAATTAGCCCTGACCAATTTATGAAGCAATACTGGCATAAAAAGCCTCTATTAGTACGTGGCGCCATCCCCGCTTTTGCCCTCTGTTCTCAAAATCAAGAATCGTTGGATAGCCCAATTTCGTATGAGGAGCTCGTTCGATTTGCCAACAAAGAGGAGGTGGAGTCACGCCTCATCCGATCTTCACCTTGGCGTTTTGATCAGGGGCCCTTTGAGAAAAATGTGATCCCAGCACTTAATAAGCCTAATTGGACTTTATTGCTACAAGGCATGGATGCGCACCACCCTGCGGCCAAGAAGATTCTCTCCTGGTTTCGATTTATTCCAGATGCACGCTTAGATGACTTAATGGTGAGTGTGGCTGGGATTGGTGGTGGTGTTGGACCCCACTTCGACTCTTATGACGTTTTTTTAATTCAGATGTCTGGACGCAGAAAGTGGCGCATCTCCGCACAAAAGAACTTGAGTCTAAATCCCAATCTACCCTTGAAAATTTTGCAGAAGTTTAAATATGAACAAGAGTGGATATTAGAGCCAGGCGATATGTTGTATCTTCCCCCGCATATTGCTCATGATGGGATTGCACTAGATGCAGGCTGTCAAACTTGGTCTGTCGGTTTTCGCTCTCCCAGTTTTAAGGAGCTGCTTCAAGAGGGATTGTGGCGACTTGCTGAATCTCTTGAAGATCTCCCAGAACTGGATCGTAAATTTGCTGACCCCAAACAAAATGCCACCAATGTTGCCGAGCAATTGCCAGCTGAGCTTATTGAACAGTTAAAACAGCAATTGAGTAGGCTAAAACTAGACCAAATTGATCGCTTTTTGCCAGGCATCACCGCATACCTATCCGAACCAAAGCAACAAGCTTTATTTGATTCTCCAGCGCCGCCATTAAGCCCGAAGAGTTTTCTAAGTAAGCTTGGGACTTTAGGCATCTCCGCCCATCCTCAAACCCGTATTTTGAGCCTTGGGCAGAGGGTATTTTGCAATGGTGATGAGATGACGAAAGACCAGCCTTCTGAGATCACCAAGGCTTGGGTAAGTCTTTCAGCCAACAAGTATTTAAAGGTCAAAAATCTTAAAAAGATCGACAAATCAAGTCTCTACGAAGCCTACCTAGCCGGCTGGCTGATTTTTGAGAAAGAGCCAGCGAGATGGATATAA
- the bamC gene encoding outer membrane protein assembly factor BamC produces MMNLLLLSRRFVSALLLLAAAFALSSCKSVTSNDTVDYKSSGAVRGPNLSYPPDLITSQADRRYIVQDGTATMSEYNAAVKKSVQMRSNVMTGIPGMRIARDGDRRWLVVEKPAPELYPQVKDFWQENGFLLVVDSPSTGIMETDWAENRAKIAQDWLRSTIGGALDSIYDTGERDKYKTRLEVSKPGETEIYITQKGAIEKCVTDSTTTACNSTIWTSRPNDPELEAAFLARLMERLGMTQEQAKAMVAAPLGPKIPKAKFVQEGNNKGYIELSSGFDRSWRDVGLALDRSNFTVEDRNRTEGVYFVRYVNAKDVGDTKGFFSNLFSSKDDSKLQAKKYQVIVKSTGENSANVYVQDADGKPENTPAGFQLLTLLTDQLTK; encoded by the coding sequence ATGATGAATTTGCTTTTATTATCCCGTCGTTTTGTATCAGCTTTGCTGCTACTCGCAGCTGCATTTGCCCTATCCTCGTGTAAGTCAGTAACCAGCAACGACACGGTTGACTACAAAAGCTCTGGTGCTGTGCGTGGCCCTAACTTATCTTATCCACCTGATCTCATCACATCCCAAGCAGATCGTCGATATATTGTGCAAGATGGCACAGCGACGATGTCTGAGTACAACGCGGCCGTTAAAAAATCAGTACAAATGCGCAGCAATGTCATGACTGGTATTCCGGGTATGCGTATTGCTAGGGATGGTGATCGTAGATGGTTAGTGGTTGAGAAACCAGCGCCTGAACTTTATCCCCAAGTAAAAGATTTCTGGCAAGAAAACGGTTTCTTACTGGTAGTGGATTCACCATCTACTGGCATTATGGAAACTGACTGGGCTGAGAATCGTGCCAAGATTGCACAAGATTGGCTACGATCAACTATCGGAGGCGCATTAGACTCTATTTACGATACTGGCGAACGTGATAAGTATAAAACACGTTTAGAGGTGAGTAAGCCCGGTGAAACGGAGATATACATTACCCAAAAGGGCGCCATTGAAAAATGCGTCACCGACAGCACTACAACTGCATGTAACTCAACTATTTGGACCTCTCGACCTAACGACCCAGAGTTAGAAGCTGCATTCTTGGCGCGCTTGATGGAGCGTCTTGGTATGACACAAGAGCAAGCTAAGGCAATGGTTGCCGCTCCTTTAGGGCCTAAGATACCTAAGGCCAAGTTTGTTCAAGAAGGCAATAACAAAGGTTATATCGAGCTCAGTTCAGGCTTTGACCGTTCTTGGCGCGATGTAGGCCTAGCATTGGATCGCTCAAACTTTACGGTTGAAGATCGTAATCGTACAGAGGGCGTCTACTTTGTGCGCTATGTAAACGCGAAAGATGTTGGCGATACCAAGGGCTTCTTCTCGAATTTATTTAGTAGCAAGGATGATTCAAAGCTTCAGGCTAAAAAGTATCAAGTTATCGTTAAGAGTACCGGTGAGAATTCAGCGAACGTCTATGTTCAAGATGCAGATGGTAAGCCTGAAAACACACCAGCTGGATTCCAGTTATTAACGTTGTTGACTGATCAGCTTACTAAATAA
- the dapA gene encoding 4-hydroxy-tetrahydrodipicolinate synthase produces MPAIVTPMFDDGSLDFAGLKSLLDWHVAEGTDGIVIVGTSGESPTVSVEEHCELIRTTVEHIAGRIPVIAGTGGNSTAEAIELTQFAKKVGADASLQVVPYYNKPTQEGMYAHFKKIAESVDLPVILYNVPGRTVADLAGDTVVRLAAVPGIIGIKDATGSLERGTLLMNDLKRAGHADFSVFSGDDLTAAMLMLMGGKGNISVTANVAPRLMHELCVAAMADDVNRTREIQYQLIAVHKAMFTEANPIPVKWALHEMGKITAGIRLPLTPLSNSLREPLKAALKQANLL; encoded by the coding sequence ATGCCAGCTATCGTTACGCCGATGTTCGACGACGGCAGTTTAGATTTTGCTGGCCTTAAATCATTGCTGGATTGGCACGTTGCTGAGGGCACTGATGGAATTGTGATTGTGGGCACCAGTGGAGAGTCTCCAACAGTATCCGTAGAAGAGCATTGTGAACTCATTCGCACTACGGTAGAGCACATAGCAGGGCGCATTCCAGTCATCGCTGGGACTGGTGGAAATTCCACAGCAGAAGCAATTGAGTTAACGCAGTTTGCAAAAAAGGTTGGCGCGGATGCCAGTCTACAAGTAGTGCCTTACTACAACAAGCCGACTCAAGAAGGCATGTACGCACATTTTAAAAAGATTGCTGAGTCTGTAGATTTGCCAGTCATTTTGTATAACGTTCCCGGTCGTACCGTGGCAGATTTGGCTGGCGATACTGTAGTCCGTTTGGCTGCAGTGCCAGGCATCATTGGCATCAAGGATGCAACCGGTAGTTTAGAACGTGGCACTTTATTAATGAATGACCTCAAGCGTGCGGGCCATGCTGATTTCTCGGTGTTCTCGGGTGATGATCTCACTGCTGCAATGTTGATGCTGATGGGTGGCAAAGGTAATATTTCTGTTACCGCCAACGTAGCGCCCCGTCTAATGCATGAGCTCTGTGTTGCAGCCATGGCGGATGATGTCAACAGAACGCGCGAGATTCAGTACCAATTGATTGCTGTTCATAAGGCCATGTTTACGGAGGCCAATCCAATCCCTGTGAAATGGGCTCTTCATGAAATGGGCAAGATTACCGCCGGTATTCGCTTGCCATTAACCCCTTTGAGTAACTCATTAAGAGAGCCTTTGAAGGCAGCACTAAAACAGGCCAACTTACTATGA
- a CDS encoding bifunctional 2-polyprenyl-6-hydroxyphenol methylase/3-demethylubiquinol 3-O-methyltransferase UbiG has protein sequence MPVFNLTTLHSSQLDASPWVRRFASQIPKDGLVLDLACGGGRHANLLANLGYSVLAVDQDVTVIEQNRGPLIQSQALNLELDEWPLEGQTFEGIVVTNYLFRPHLDRLPGMLTKGGVLIYETFAQGNAQFGKPSSPNFLLNAGELLALAARHGLKVFAYEDIYVDEPKPAMVQRLCALKEG, from the coding sequence ATTCCCGTTTTTAACTTGACTACTTTGCATAGTTCTCAGCTAGACGCTTCACCTTGGGTGAGGCGTTTTGCTTCTCAGATTCCTAAAGATGGTTTGGTATTAGATCTGGCTTGTGGCGGAGGTCGTCATGCGAATCTTTTAGCAAATTTGGGATATTCGGTTTTGGCAGTGGATCAAGATGTCACTGTGATTGAGCAAAACCGGGGCCCACTGATTCAGAGTCAAGCCCTCAATTTAGAGTTAGATGAATGGCCATTAGAAGGGCAGACATTTGAGGGGATAGTGGTGACAAACTACCTCTTTCGTCCGCATTTAGACCGGTTACCTGGCATGCTCACTAAAGGTGGCGTATTAATCTATGAAACGTTTGCCCAGGGTAACGCCCAATTTGGCAAACCCTCAAGCCCAAATTTCCTCCTAAATGCAGGGGAATTACTGGCTTTAGCGGCTCGACATGGTCTTAAAGTGTTTGCTTATGAGGATATTTACGTAGATGAACCCAAACCAGCTATGGTTCAGCGCCTTTGCGCCCTAAAAGAAGGGTAA